From one Streptomyces mobaraensis genomic stretch:
- the cbiQ gene encoding cobalt ECF transporter T component CbiQ — MGAGHAAAVHGSLYRPGDSPVHTLPAQCKIVSACGFMLVVAATPATPPWAFACHAALLAAVTAVARLPAGTVLRRLAIELPFVAFALLLPFVARGPRVDVLGLPLSESGLRDAGTLLAKGTLGVAASVLLASTTGLRDLLLGLRRLRVPALLVQIAAFMIRYGDVVADEMRRMRVARESRGHTARGVRHWRVLAASAGALFIRAYERGERVHLAMVSRGYTGTLPDTGGVPGAAGASRAQWACAAALPLAALAVRLTTGGVPL, encoded by the coding sequence ATGGGGGCCGGGCACGCGGCGGCCGTCCACGGATCGCTGTACCGGCCGGGCGACTCGCCCGTGCACACGCTGCCCGCGCAGTGCAAGATCGTGTCGGCGTGCGGCTTCATGCTCGTCGTGGCCGCCACCCCGGCCACGCCGCCGTGGGCGTTCGCGTGCCACGCGGCGCTGCTCGCCGCCGTCACGGCCGTCGCCCGGCTGCCCGCCGGGACCGTCCTGCGCCGGCTGGCGATCGAGCTGCCGTTCGTGGCGTTCGCGCTGCTGCTGCCGTTCGTGGCGCGGGGGCCGCGGGTGGACGTGTTGGGGCTGCCGCTGAGCGAGTCCGGCCTCCGGGACGCCGGGACGCTGCTGGCCAAGGGCACCCTGGGCGTCGCCGCGTCCGTGCTGCTCGCCTCGACCACCGGCCTGCGGGACCTGCTGCTCGGCCTGCGCCGGCTGCGGGTGCCCGCCCTGCTGGTGCAGATCGCCGCGTTCATGATCCGGTACGGGGACGTGGTCGCCGACGAGATGCGGCGCATGCGCGTCGCCCGCGAGTCCCGGGGCCACACGGCGCGGGGCGTGCGCCACTGGCGGGTGCTGGCCGCGTCCGCCGGGGCGCTGTTCATCCGCGCCTACGAACGCGGCGAACGCGTCCACCTCGCCATGGTCAGCCGCGGTTACACCGGCACCCTGCCCGACACCGGCGGCGTGCCGGGCGCGGCCGGCGCGAGCCGCGCGCAGTGGGCGTGCGCCGCCGCCCTGCCGCTGGCCGCGCTGGCGGTCCGCCTGACGACGGGAGGGGTGCCGCTGTGA
- a CDS encoding energy-coupling factor ABC transporter ATP-binding protein translates to MTVPGTGPFSLEVEGLAFAYPDGHQALHSVDLTIRQGERVALLGPNGAGKTTLVLHLNGILGGGAGTVRVAGLPVAAPHLAEIRRRVGVVFQDPDDQLFMPTVREDVAFGPATAGTRGAALDACVRRALDRVGMAGFADRPPHHLSFGQRRRVAVATVLAMEPEILVLDEPSSNLDPASRRELADVLRSLDVTVLMVTHDLPYALELCERSVVLSGGTIAADGPTRTLLGDAELLRAHRLELPFGFDPRAVAARPGP, encoded by the coding sequence GTGACGGTTCCCGGGACGGGTCCGTTCTCGCTGGAGGTCGAGGGGCTGGCCTTCGCCTACCCGGACGGACACCAGGCTCTACACAGCGTGGATCTGACGATACGTCAGGGCGAGCGCGTGGCCCTGCTCGGACCCAACGGGGCCGGCAAGACCACCCTCGTCCTGCACCTCAACGGCATCCTCGGCGGCGGCGCCGGGACGGTGCGGGTGGCCGGGCTGCCGGTGGCCGCGCCGCACCTCGCCGAGATCCGGCGCCGGGTCGGCGTCGTCTTCCAGGACCCGGACGACCAGCTGTTCATGCCCACCGTCCGGGAGGACGTCGCGTTCGGCCCGGCCACCGCCGGGACGCGCGGCGCCGCGCTCGACGCCTGCGTGCGCCGGGCCCTGGACCGGGTCGGCATGGCCGGCTTCGCCGACCGGCCCCCGCACCACCTGTCCTTCGGGCAGCGGCGGCGGGTCGCGGTCGCCACCGTCCTGGCCATGGAGCCCGAGATCCTGGTCCTCGACGAGCCCTCCTCCAACCTCGACCCCGCCTCCCGCCGCGAACTCGCCGACGTCCTGCGGAGCCTGGACGTCACCGTGCTGATGGTCACCCACGACCTCCCCTACGCCCTGGAGCTCTGCGAGCGGTCCGTCGTCCTCAGCGGCGGGACGATCGCCGCCGACGGGCCGACGCGGACGCTGCTCGGCGACGCGGAGCTGCTGCGGGCGCACCGGCTGGAACTCCCCTTCGGCTTCGACCCGCGGGCGGTCGCGGCGCGGCCCGGGCCGTGA
- a CDS encoding serine hydrolase domain-containing protein — MTDVQGTVADGFEPVRDAFADNFARRGERGAAVVVHQGGRKVVDLWGGTRDVDGGTPWTPGTAQIVRSATKGVAAAVPLLLHQRGQVDLDAPVGTYWPEFKAAGKERVLVRHLLAHRAGVPVLDTPLTPEQARDGVSGPRAVAAQAPAWEPGTDHGYHAQTYSWTVGELVRRVTGRDIGAWIADEIAAPLGLDLWLGLPEAEQHRAGRVGDVEPPAGTGTPGLRVRPKQAVSDAYRDPASLTRRAFAAIDPLPDENDPAYRAAVLPASAGVATAEALSRFYAALIGDVEDGGRRLFAPATLTLARSEESAGPDRVLIANTRFGLGYMLHGPASPLLAAGSFGHPGRGGSLAFADPESGISFGYVTNGMQKNVTADPRAQALVRAVARALAG; from the coding sequence GTGACGGACGTCCAGGGCACGGTGGCGGACGGTTTCGAACCGGTCCGGGACGCCTTCGCCGACAACTTCGCGCGCCGCGGCGAGCGCGGCGCCGCCGTGGTCGTCCACCAGGGCGGCCGGAAGGTCGTCGACCTGTGGGGCGGCACCCGGGACGTCGACGGCGGTACGCCGTGGACGCCGGGCACCGCGCAGATCGTGCGCTCCGCCACCAAGGGCGTCGCGGCGGCCGTGCCGCTGCTGCTGCACCAGCGCGGGCAGGTGGACCTCGACGCGCCCGTCGGCACCTACTGGCCCGAGTTCAAGGCCGCCGGCAAGGAGCGCGTCCTCGTCCGGCACCTCCTCGCGCACCGCGCGGGCGTGCCCGTCCTCGACACCCCGCTCACCCCCGAGCAGGCCCGCGACGGCGTCAGCGGCCCGCGCGCCGTCGCCGCCCAGGCGCCCGCCTGGGAGCCGGGCACCGACCACGGCTACCACGCCCAGACCTACAGCTGGACGGTCGGCGAACTCGTCCGGCGCGTCACCGGCCGCGACATCGGCGCGTGGATCGCCGACGAGATCGCCGCGCCCCTGGGACTCGACCTGTGGCTCGGGCTGCCGGAGGCCGAACAGCACCGCGCCGGACGCGTCGGCGACGTCGAACCGCCCGCCGGGACCGGCACGCCCGGCCTGCGCGTCCGCCCCAAGCAGGCCGTCTCCGACGCCTACCGCGACCCCGCGTCGCTCACCCGGCGCGCCTTCGCGGCCATCGACCCGCTGCCCGACGAGAACGACCCGGCCTACCGGGCCGCCGTGCTCCCCGCCTCGGCGGGCGTCGCCACGGCGGAGGCGCTGTCGCGGTTCTACGCGGCGCTCATCGGCGACGTGGAGGACGGCGGACGCCGGCTGTTCGCGCCGGCCACGCTCACCCTGGCCCGCAGCGAGGAGTCCGCCGGGCCCGACCGCGTCCTCATAGCCAACACCCGTTTCGGGCTGGGCTACATGCTGCACGGACCCGCCTCGCCGCTGCTCGCCGCCGGCTCCTTCGGACACCCCGGCCGCGGCGGCTCCCTGGCCTTCGCCGACCCCGAGTCCGGCATCTCCTTCGGCTACGTCACCAACGGCATGCAGAAGAACGTGACGGCCGACCCGCGGGCGCAGGCCCTGGTACGGGCGGTTGCCCGCGCGCTGGCGGGGTAG
- a CDS encoding SDR family NAD(P)-dependent oxidoreductase yields MTRRFDGWSVLITGAGRGIGAATALRLAGEGARVLVTDADGDRAERTAHAIREAGLIAEAHICDVTDREAVEAAVAHAADRFGGLDVLVNNALSCGRDPEHFEDHSDELWQRDLDVTLGGAFRCSRAALPHLAAAGGRGAIVNIGSVNGEQDFGNHAYSAAKAGLASLTRTLAGEAAARGVRVNLIAPGTVHTPNWDGREDALRRAAAHYPLGRVGRPEDVAAAVAFLASRDASWITGVTLPVDGGILVANVGLRGALRGR; encoded by the coding sequence ATGACGCGACGGTTCGACGGCTGGTCCGTCCTGATCACGGGCGCCGGACGGGGCATCGGCGCCGCCACCGCCCTGCGGCTCGCCGGCGAAGGCGCCCGCGTCCTCGTCACGGACGCGGACGGCGACCGCGCCGAACGCACCGCCCACGCCATCCGCGAGGCCGGCCTCATCGCCGAGGCGCACATCTGCGACGTCACGGACCGGGAGGCCGTGGAAGCGGCCGTCGCCCACGCGGCCGACCGCTTCGGCGGCCTCGACGTCCTCGTCAACAACGCCCTCTCCTGCGGCCGCGACCCCGAGCACTTCGAGGACCACTCCGACGAGCTCTGGCAGCGCGACCTCGACGTCACCCTCGGCGGCGCCTTCCGCTGCTCCCGCGCGGCCCTGCCGCACCTGGCCGCCGCCGGCGGGCGCGGCGCGATCGTCAACATCGGCTCCGTCAACGGCGAGCAGGACTTCGGCAACCACGCCTACAGCGCGGCCAAGGCGGGCCTCGCCAGCCTCACCCGCACCCTCGCCGGCGAGGCGGCGGCGCGCGGCGTCCGCGTCAACCTCATCGCGCCCGGGACGGTGCACACGCCCAACTGGGACGGGCGGGAGGACGCTTTGCGGCGGGCCGCCGCGCATTATCCGCTGGGGCGGGTGGGGCGGCCTGAGGATGTCGCCGCCGCCGTCGCCTTCCTCGCCTCGCGGGACGCGTCGTGGATCACTGGGGTGACCCTTCCCGTCGACGGCGGGATCCTGGTGGCCAACGTCGGCCTGCGGGGAGCGCTTCGGGGGAGGTGA
- a CDS encoding EamA family transporter: protein MTPLVIAAVLAAAVTHAGWNAIAHGIRDQLTAFTLVGAGNCLGGLAMLPFVPAPDADSWPYLAVSGVLHVLYMALLMRSFTLGDFGQAYPIARGTAPLAVTVLAAVLAGELPDGWQLAGVGVASTGLVGVALWGIRGSGAPPQWPAIGAAAATGLAIAGYTVVDGMGVRASGSSLGFTAWLMVLEGLPVPLYALAVRKRDALAAARPYAVRGLLGGLMSMLAYGLVLWAQTRGRLAPIAALRESSIIVGAAIGTLLFKERFGAPRVAAAALVVAGIGLMLHAG from the coding sequence GTGACCCCGCTGGTCATCGCCGCCGTCCTGGCCGCGGCGGTCACCCACGCCGGGTGGAACGCCATCGCCCACGGCATCCGCGACCAGTTGACGGCCTTCACCCTGGTCGGGGCGGGCAACTGCCTCGGCGGGCTGGCGATGCTGCCGTTCGTCCCGGCACCGGACGCGGACTCCTGGCCGTACCTGGCCGTGTCCGGCGTGCTGCACGTGCTCTACATGGCCCTGCTGATGCGCTCGTTCACCCTCGGCGACTTCGGCCAGGCGTACCCGATCGCCCGGGGTACCGCGCCCCTGGCGGTCACCGTCCTGGCGGCCGTCCTCGCCGGCGAACTGCCGGACGGCTGGCAGCTGGCCGGGGTGGGCGTGGCCTCCACCGGCCTGGTCGGCGTCGCCCTGTGGGGCATCAGGGGCTCGGGCGCTCCCCCGCAGTGGCCGGCGATCGGCGCGGCGGCGGCCACGGGCCTCGCCATCGCCGGATACACGGTCGTCGACGGCATGGGCGTACGCGCCTCCGGCTCCTCCCTGGGCTTCACCGCCTGGCTGATGGTGCTGGAGGGACTGCCCGTCCCGCTGTACGCCCTGGCGGTCCGGAAGCGGGACGCTCTCGCCGCGGCGCGGCCGTACGCGGTGCGGGGGCTGCTCGGGGGGCTGATGTCGATGCTGGCGTACGGGCTGGTCCTGTGGGCCCAGACGCGGGGGCGGCTGGCGCCGATCGCGGCGTTGCGGGAGTCGTCGATCATCGTCGGTGCGGCGATCGGGACGCTCCTCTTCAAGGAGCGCTTTGGTGCGCCGCGGGTCGCGGCGGCGGCTTTGGTGGTGGCGGGGATAGGGCTGATGTTGCACGCCGGTTGA
- a CDS encoding penicillin-binding transpeptidase domain-containing protein, translated as MGTGAKAVVAVVAAAALGGAGYAAYALVDDVDRSTRREAAPARTGPPTAPEVERAARDFLAAWSRGDVEEAAGLTDNAPAASAALTGYRDDAHIRKATFRQGAATGTEVPFTVTAEIAYKGRATTWTYPSKLGVVRGRTSGRAVVDWRPAVLHPRLAAGETLTTGPAQGASVTVTDRAGKPLDAGTYPSLAGILPELRKRFGEKAVDGRPRVEVRAEGPGSGAGPAGQGAEKVLHVVAEGGRAEIRTTLDARAQRAAEAAVAARDEASVVAVRPSTGEILAVADTGARRAGFNAALLGRTAPGSTLKMVTAALLMERGKARPDQPLPCPRYATYGKRFHNVERSENPGATFAQDFAASCNTAFVSLAGRITDDDLATEARDVFGIGGEEWQTGVTTFDGRIPSDTAAGKAAAMIGQGTVQMNPLTMASIAATVRDGTFRQPHLVDPERFGLQQAHAARPLPPTVARELRGMMRLTAVSGTGRTAMSGLGGDIGAKTGSAEIDQQPQPNGWFAAYRDDMAAAAVVPRGGHGGDSAGPVVAAVLRTG; from the coding sequence ATGGGCACGGGAGCGAAGGCCGTGGTGGCGGTCGTCGCCGCGGCGGCGCTGGGGGGCGCCGGGTACGCGGCGTACGCCTTGGTGGACGACGTGGACCGGAGTACGCGCCGGGAGGCGGCGCCGGCCCGGACGGGTCCGCCGACGGCACCGGAAGTGGAGCGGGCGGCACGGGACTTCCTGGCCGCCTGGTCCCGCGGTGACGTGGAGGAGGCCGCGGGCCTCACCGACAACGCGCCGGCCGCGTCGGCCGCGCTGACCGGTTACCGCGACGACGCGCACATCCGGAAGGCAACATTCCGGCAGGGTGCGGCCACGGGGACGGAGGTGCCGTTCACCGTCACCGCCGAGATCGCCTACAAGGGCCGCGCCACCACCTGGACGTACCCCTCCAAGCTGGGCGTGGTGCGCGGCCGGACAAGCGGGCGGGCCGTCGTCGACTGGCGGCCGGCCGTCCTGCACCCCCGGCTGGCCGCCGGCGAGACGCTCACCACCGGGCCCGCCCAGGGGGCCTCGGTGACGGTCACCGACCGCGCGGGCAAGCCGCTGGACGCCGGGACGTACCCCTCGCTCGCGGGCATCCTGCCGGAGCTGCGCAAGCGGTTCGGGGAGAAGGCGGTCGACGGCCGGCCGCGGGTGGAGGTACGCGCCGAGGGGCCGGGGAGCGGTGCCGGACCGGCCGGCCAGGGGGCGGAGAAGGTCCTGCACGTGGTCGCCGAAGGCGGCCGGGCCGAGATCCGGACGACCCTGGACGCGAGGGCACAGCGGGCTGCCGAGGCGGCCGTGGCCGCCCGGGACGAGGCATCGGTGGTCGCCGTCCGGCCGAGCACCGGGGAGATCCTGGCCGTCGCGGACACCGGCGCGCGGCGGGCCGGCTTCAACGCGGCGCTGCTGGGACGGACCGCCCCCGGCTCGACGCTGAAGATGGTCACCGCCGCGCTGCTGATGGAGCGCGGCAAGGCACGGCCGGACCAGCCGCTCCCCTGCCCCCGGTACGCGACGTACGGCAAGCGGTTCCACAACGTAGAGCGGAGCGAGAACCCCGGGGCCACCTTCGCCCAGGACTTCGCCGCCTCCTGCAACACCGCGTTCGTCTCGCTCGCCGGCCGCATCACCGACGACGACCTCGCCACCGAGGCACGGGACGTGTTCGGCATCGGCGGGGAGGAGTGGCAGACCGGGGTCACCACGTTCGATGGCCGGATACCGTCCGACACCGCCGCCGGGAAGGCGGCGGCGATGATTGGCCAGGGCACGGTCCAGATGAACCCGCTGACCATGGCCTCGATCGCGGCCACCGTGCGCGACGGTACCTTCCGCCAGCCGCACCTGGTGGACCCCGAGCGCTTCGGCCTGCAACAGGCGCACGCCGCGCGCCCGTTGCCCCCGACGGTGGCCCGTGAGCTGCGTGGAATGATGCGGCTGACCGCCGTCTCCGGGACGGGACGGACGGCGATGTCCGGCCTCGGCGGCGACATAGGCGCCAAGACGGGATCCGCCGAGATCGACCAACAGCCACAGCCCAACGGCTGGTTCGCCGCCTACCGCGACGACATGGCCGCGGCGGCGGTCGTCCCCCGGGGCGGCCACGGCGGCGACTCGGCGGGGCCGGTGGTGGCGGCGGTGCTGCGGACGGGCTGA
- a CDS encoding dolichyl-phosphate-mannose--protein mannosyltransferase, translating to MTSDTATQGRPSRAAAGQPPPWQTRLRRFGYAAPERRTGVRERLVPPYREPGTGVWEALGVRPGPARLLARSLGWLGPLLVTLVAGLARFHNLGSPRAVIFDETYYAKDAWALWKFGYEAKWPEDKDINQRIVDGYDHIADVPSYVVHPPAGKWVIGLGEQFFGLTPFGWRFMVALLGTLSVLMLCRIGRRLFRSTLLGCVAGALMAVDGMQFVMSRTSLLDLVLMFFVLAAFGCVLVDRDRTRARLAAALPGDPATGDVRPDAGTAGTLRLGWRPWRIAAGVFLGLAAATKWNGAVYLAAFGVLVVLWDVGSRRLAGARRPWRTVLRRDAPWAFVALVPVAIVTYLATWTGWFANSGSYSRTQGWQHSGYYRHWAETEGGYGTDGFLAGVLNPLRSLWHYEHEVWRFNTTLNSPHTYQSNPWSWLVQGRPVSYYYDSPAAGIDGCPSDAGGKCAREVLALGTPLLWWAACFALAYLLFRWFFRRDWRAGAILCGTAAGLLPWFQWQDRTIFDFYTVVFVPFLCLAVAMMIGAISGPRGASERRRVTGVVGAGALFLLIVWNFIYFFPIYTGQPIPMDAWRNRMWLDTWI from the coding sequence GTGACCAGTGACACCGCGACCCAGGGCCGGCCGAGCCGCGCGGCGGCCGGACAGCCGCCTCCGTGGCAGACCCGGCTGCGCCGCTTCGGATACGCGGCGCCCGAGCGCCGCACCGGCGTGCGGGAGCGGCTCGTGCCGCCGTACCGGGAGCCGGGCACCGGCGTGTGGGAGGCGCTCGGCGTGCGGCCGGGGCCCGCGCGGCTGCTCGCGCGCTCCCTGGGCTGGCTGGGTCCGCTGCTGGTCACCCTGGTCGCCGGGCTGGCGCGGTTCCACAACCTGGGCAGCCCGCGGGCGGTGATATTCGACGAGACGTACTACGCAAAGGACGCCTGGGCGCTCTGGAAGTTCGGCTACGAGGCCAAGTGGCCCGAGGACAAGGACATCAACCAGCGGATCGTCGACGGGTACGACCACATCGCCGACGTGCCGTCCTACGTGGTCCACCCGCCGGCCGGCAAGTGGGTCATCGGGCTGGGCGAGCAGTTCTTCGGACTGACGCCCTTCGGCTGGCGCTTCATGGTCGCGCTGCTCGGCACGCTCTCCGTACTGATGCTGTGCCGCATCGGCCGCCGCCTCTTCCGCTCCACGCTGCTGGGCTGCGTCGCGGGCGCGCTGATGGCCGTGGACGGCATGCAGTTCGTGATGAGCCGCACCTCGCTGCTCGACCTGGTGCTGATGTTCTTCGTGCTGGCGGCGTTCGGCTGCGTCCTGGTCGACCGGGACCGCACGCGGGCCCGGCTGGCCGCCGCGCTGCCCGGCGACCCGGCGACCGGCGACGTCCGCCCCGACGCGGGGACCGCGGGGACCCTGCGGCTCGGGTGGCGGCCGTGGCGGATCGCCGCCGGGGTGTTCCTCGGGCTGGCGGCGGCGACGAAGTGGAACGGCGCGGTCTACCTGGCGGCGTTCGGGGTGCTCGTCGTGCTGTGGGACGTCGGCTCGCGCCGCCTCGCCGGGGCCCGCCGCCCGTGGCGCACGGTGCTGCGGCGGGACGCGCCCTGGGCGTTCGTGGCGCTGGTGCCGGTGGCGATCGTGACCTATCTGGCCACCTGGACGGGCTGGTTCGCCAACAGCGGCAGCTACAGCCGGACGCAGGGCTGGCAGCACAGCGGCTACTACCGGCACTGGGCGGAGACCGAGGGCGGCTACGGGACGGACGGCTTCCTCGCCGGCGTCCTCAACCCGCTGCGCAGCCTCTGGCACTACGAGCACGAGGTGTGGCGGTTCAACACCACCCTCAACTCGCCGCACACCTACCAGTCCAACCCGTGGAGCTGGCTGGTCCAGGGCCGTCCCGTCTCCTACTACTACGACTCGCCCGCCGCCGGCATCGACGGCTGCCCGTCCGACGCCGGGGGGAAGTGCGCGCGCGAGGTGCTGGCGCTGGGCACGCCCCTGCTGTGGTGGGCCGCCTGCTTCGCCCTCGCCTACCTCCTCTTCCGCTGGTTCTTCCGGCGGGACTGGCGGGCCGGCGCGATCCTGTGCGGGACGGCCGCGGGCCTGCTGCCGTGGTTCCAGTGGCAGGACCGGACCATCTTCGACTTCTACACCGTGGTCTTCGTGCCGTTCCTGTGCCTGGCGGTGGCCATGATGATCGGGGCGATCAGCGGGCCACGGGGGGCGTCGGAACGCCGAAGGGTGACGGGGGTGGTAGGCGCGGGGGCGCTGTTCCTGCTCATCGTCTGGAACTTCATCTACTTCTTCCCGATCTACACCGGCCAGCCGATCCCGATGGACGCCTGGCGGAACCGGATGTGGCTGGACACCTGGATCTGA